Part of the Lolium rigidum isolate FL_2022 chromosome 6, APGP_CSIRO_Lrig_0.1, whole genome shotgun sequence genome, AGGAGGAGTACGAGGGGTACATGGagaccttgactggcaacaagaccgccaaagatcccacggtcattgaccttgatggtggccagccttgtggtagctccgcttctcgtgctagccgtccacgaggccacaagtcaaccaaggccgacatgaagcgtgatgtttCGGCCATGCAATTGTTCGGCACCTTGAAGGAGATATATGCTGAgaaagaggtgtccacggacaagagggatgagaggagtcaTCGGGAGAAGGAAGATGACAGGAAGAACTACTTCGATATCCAAAAgaggaagcttgagattgaagaggtgaaGGCCAAGACGAAGGCTAGGGAAATTGAGCTTAAAGAGAAAGaaattgagctcatagcaatggcaagggccaaagaggtggagttgaaggaGAAGGAAGTTGAGCTGAAATGGCAAGCTGAGGACAACATGATCATGAATGCCGACTTGACCACCATGAATGAGttgaagagagcttggttcgagaagaggcagaaggagatcctagagcgccaaaattgagttgacaatctcaatttgtaatttttatatttgttcaaactatggcacatttcgtTTCTTGGTCATActacattttatttgatattattttataatattcgatattattctatatttgttagatattttctatattttttagATATTATTTATAAGTATGTGTGGCCATTTGGCGTATTTCACAAAGAAattccaaatggccaaatgggtggccgctgcttTGGGCGCAGCGTACGACCCAAACAGACACGCGGACGCGGAGCTCCGTCCGGGTGTCCGCGCGACCACCCAAACGTTTTAAAATGGACAGCGCCCAGCGCGTTCGTTTGGGTCGCTGCGTTGGAGTTGCCCTAAGTCCACCTATTTAAGGACAGAGGGAGTAATCATTATGTTTACCAACTTTTCAAGAAAAAAATTCGACTATATGTatcctacacacacacacacaaaaagatAAGAGTAACTTTGCTATATCATGAATGGTACATGCCTCCTACTATGTCTTGTCGTTTTTATGTAGGTTACATAATTTGATATTTTAGAGTCAAATTTGACATAAACATACCTCCATGCATTTCCTAGTTCCTACCCACATAGTTTACGGAATATTTTTTAGTATTTTGTGACATATTTTCTAAATGGGACACGTGTATCTAGGAGCCAAATATTCAGGTCTGGTCTAGTCGTATCTATCTACGTGGACCGGATAGGGCATATTTTGGCCCTAACTTTAAAAGATTTTCTGAAGTAGGGCATATTTTGCCGGAAAATACATCCATGATGATGGGTGCCAAGCAGCCCATATTCATTTTTTTGTAGTAATTCAAAAGAAGATTTAAAAATATGAATTCTTCTGGGAACCAAAGATAATTAAGTATTGTACATGTATAAAAATATTTAGCAAGGGAATTACTATTATTGTATCCTGGGTAAAAAGATAAAATGGAAAAATTTCATGTCTAAttactattcacgctatattaGTCTTAAACTTTCGTTTCTGCCCGTGAGAGCATGGGAATCATTTAGGCCCAAATATTTCTACACGAGTACAATATTTAATTATCTTTGTttctgttgtattgtgatccaaattcattctaaagggaggctaacttctaacAAGCGGAGCGAGGctcgtcgccggtaggcttgggccgatatatacctcttgtaagccgccAGCTAGTGttaatcagattataagatatcccacggcgtttgtaaacactcccagaTATAGTGAAACTTTGATGGCTGGCACCCGTAGTTTTTcctttctgtgttggaaggggttttccacgttaaaatcttttGTCTCCTACGTGTGTTTCTTTATCGTTCTTTGTTATTTGCTTATCGCGTTTGTAACAGTTTCTAGGAAGATTAGATTTTTTTCCAATTTTAAAATTATTACGAATTTTGGATTTTATGGGGCGCATATAGCACCCATGTGCCAACAATACACATCCATATTATGTGCCCATACAATCTTTGAACGGTCCAGAAAGACTTGATTTGCATTTACTTCCCTAACAGTACTGGTGGATCGGATAGGCCTCATATAATGCAGGATTCATTGCCAAGGTGCATGCATGGTTACACTCCATCTAGCTAGCTCGACGTATATACAGACACCTAGCAATGGACGGTGACGTGTTCGGTATCGACCAGTCTCAAGGCCCGGCCGGCTATTTATACGTGCTACCTATCCAGCTTCAGATTCACAGCAAAATTTCAGCCATGAACATGAAGAGGTGCCTCAGCGCTTGCATTCTGCTGATGCTTTCACTCGAGGGAGCCCTCCTCGTCGCcggccgcccctccgccgcctccgccgccgccaccaccattcgCCTCCCCAGCGACACCCAAGGTACGTGATGCATCTGCAGCATGCCGTCAATCTTCGTTTCATCCTTGCCCGGTTTGCTTGTGCGCGCGTGAACATCACAGCTGTCTGCTCCTTGAGGTCTTGCAGCAGCGGAACCGGCGAGGCCGTGGGACTGCTGCGACTTCGCGCTGTGCACCCTGTCGCTCCCGCAGTACTGCCGTTGCTTGGACCAGGTGGACCATTGCGCCGCCACCTGCAAGGACTGCGCAGCCTCCCCGATGGACCCTTCCCGCCACGTCTGCCAAGACATGTACATGGGGTTCCCCGGGCCCAGGTGCACCGACGACGGTAACAATGTCGGTAACTAGTGCTCACGGCCTCGTCGGCGCGCGTTGATCGCCCGATTGCCGCCAACAGTGGTGTGTGTTGCTCGTCTATCTTCACGGATGCGTGAAAGAATAAAATAAAGGTCGCCTCTTGCAATATCTATGGTGTGTCAGCCAACTATGAATAAAGATGGTTTAAATTCACGTGCATTACTTTCTTTTCCAGCAAGTACTTTTCTTCTGCGAAACAACCTATAAACGTAGGGCTCACATATATACACTCATTCTTATAAACACATGCGCACACACTATCCTTATAAGCACCTCCGAGAGATTAAGTCCAAGAAACTGATTTAACGGGTTTTGAGTATGATAAACTTATTACAG contains:
- the LOC124664277 gene encoding Bowman-Birk type trypsin inhibitor TI1-like, translating into MNMKRCLSACILLMLSLEGALLVAGRPSAASAAATTIRLPSDTQAAEPARPWDCCDFALCTLSLPQYCRCLDQVDHCAATCKDCAASPMDPSRHVCQDMYMGFPGPRCTDDGNNVGN